From one Takifugu rubripes chromosome 14, fTakRub1.2, whole genome shotgun sequence genomic stretch:
- the LOC105417370 gene encoding uncharacterized protein — protein MSLPVLLTILLILPLAAGEREVLCAGKEFRLPVYSTSRTVTFTPDSGEPKRVLLENTSVKDPRFKLTKGRMLVLREVTESDQGLYSIKLLSGFTYEILQLKVLDCIASYQRYYGENFEQNIPENAALLEFSPLGAPAEAMPVVLWNRTDTEAGNAGRGRLEQGGKVWVAERVSQVDQGNYTVRNVNGNVLSYSRLTVRAHSFNFTRLIKQSMSLPLPVSHGNLIFIPTQYPKTTSLDESDPGPYYGPVQLIREGKITDSDLRYKGLISFRVDGSKKEVVIVSLTPGHSGVYEIRDKDGNLVSSTVLQVGEKQNKWKSFYNSISASSGVFVAMTGFILFVKRYPASTISQLRARFRRRRKPVVNPPRVNIQDYSTPPSGSNSNTQQPETPRKWTARSSPSRTGPVKVDTPKAQNQELKRLTASDSSYQNTSSNDKERSISFFVPGPSDCLHSSEDCIQFPVKKDTSKGKQGKSHDYFSALPLDTNISDSSSVYTSEKLNIC, from the exons ATGTCTTTACCTGTCCTCCTCACGATCCTGCTCATCCTTCCACTTGCTGCGG GCGAGAGGGAAGTCTTGTGTGCTGGGAAGGAGTTCCGTCTGCCCGTGTATTCAACGTCCAGAACGGTGACGTTTACGCCTGACTCTGGTGAACCGAAGCGTGTACTGCTGGAAAACACCTCT GTCAAGGACCCACGGTTTAAGCTGACCAAAGGTAGGATGTTAGTCCTGAGAGAGGTGACGGAGAGCGATCAGGGACTTTATAGTATCAAACTGTTATCGGGATTCACATACGAGATACTCCAGCTGAAGGTTTTAG ATTGCATAGCATCATACCAGAGGTACTACGGGGAAAACTTTGAGCAAAATATTCCTGAAAATGCTGCCCTGCTGGAGTTTTCTCCCCTTGGTGCTCCAGCAGAGGCCATGCCAGTTGTGCTTTGGAACCGGACAGACACCGAGGCCGGTAATGCCGGCCGAGGGCGGCTAGAGCAGGGTGGGAAGGTCTGGGTGGCTGAGAGAGTCTCGCAAGTGGACCAGGGCAACTACACCGTGAGGAACGTCAATGGAAATGTGCTGTCATACAGCAGACTCACTGTCCGCG CTCATTCTTTCAACTTCACTCGTTTAATCAAGCAGTCCATGAGCCTGCCCCTTCCTGTTTCTCACGGCAACCTTATTTTCATCCCCACTCAATACCCTAAGACGACCTCCCTTGACGAGTCTGACCCCGGGCCCTATTATGGTCCTGTGCAGCTGATCCGCGAGGGCAAGATAACAGACAGTGACCTGCGCTACAAGGGCCTCATTTCTTTTAGGGTGGATGGTTCCAAGAAGGAAGTTGTCATTGTGAGTCTGACCCCTGGGCACAGCGGCGTATATGAAATCAGGGACAAAGATGGCAACCTGGTGTCATCCACAGTGTTGCAGGTCGGCG aaaaacaaaacaaatggaaatcATTCTACAATTCCATCAGTGCTTCTTCTGGCGTGTTCGTGGCCATGACTGGTTTTATCCTGTTCGTGAAGCGATATCCAGCTTCCACCATCTCGCAGCTCAGAGCTCGCTTCAGAAGAAGGCGAAAGCCAGTGGTGAACCCTCCAAGGGTGAACATCCAG GATTACAGCACTCCACCTTCAGGCAGCAACAGTAACACTCAGCAGCCCGAAACGCCCAGGAAGTGGACAGCCAGATCAAGTCCAAGTCGAACT ggtCCTGTGAAGGTGGATACCCCCAAAGCTCAAAACCAGGAATTAAAGAGACTGACAGCTTCAGACTCATCGTACCagaat ACTTCATCTAATGACAAGGAAAgatcaatttctttttttgtgcctGGACCTTCAGACTGCCTTCACTCCTCTGAGGACTGCATTCAGTTTCCAGTTAAGAAAGACACCAGCAAAGGAAAACAGGGCAAATCACACGACTACTTCTCTGCACTCCCATTGGACACGAACATCTCCGACTCCAGCAGTGTTTACACATCTGAGAAACTGAATATCTGTTAA